In Eublepharis macularius isolate TG4126 chromosome 4, MPM_Emac_v1.0, whole genome shotgun sequence, the following are encoded in one genomic region:
- the CHCHD4 gene encoding mitochondrial intermembrane space import and assembly protein 40: protein MSYCRQEGKDKIIFVTKEDHETPSSAELVADDPNDPYEDQGLILPNGDINWNCPCLGGMASGPCGEQFKSAFSCFHYSKEDIKGSDCVDQFRAMQECMQKYPDLYPQEEDDDDDEKEKQNKDLETTPSVAKVEEGSS from the exons ATGTCCTACTGCAGGCAAGAAG gaAAGGACAAAATTATATTTGTGACCAAAGAGGATCATGAGACACCGAGCAGTGCTGAACTGGTAGCAGATGACCCCAATGACCCGTACGAGGATCAAG GTTTGATATTGCCCAATGGAGATATCAATTGGAATTGTCCTTGTCTCGGTGGAATGGCTAGCGGCCCTTGCGGGGAACAATTCAAGTcagctttttcctgcttccattaTAGCAAGGAAGATATAAAGGGGTCAGATTGTGTGGACCAGTTTCGTGCAATGCAGGAGTGCATGCAGAAGTATCCTGATCTCTACCCTCAGgaggaagatgatgatgatgacgaaaaagaaaagcagaacaAAGATTTAGAAACTACTCCTTCTGTAGCCAAAGTGGAGGAGGGATCTAGCTAA